In Sphingomonas sp. LT1P40, the following are encoded in one genomic region:
- a CDS encoding ComEC/Rec2 family competence protein, with amino-acid sequence MKIEIFPSASGDCVLLTSSDDKRLLADAGLPKAYDHFIASPLAKLRTAGKSIDVAYVSHIDQDHIGGILKLLSDEVAWRAFDHAQANGGRLGKPKVPRPPEIKQLWHNAFLEDIERTEQVDLGTALASSAGVLSGLNAAALGGREAQQIASETRMLALSVGEAIELNWRIGRDQLGIPLNPEFAGELMTARPNTPITLGALKITVLGPTAKQLTALRKAWIVWLNKSKKRIEELRKAHQRDADAIGSSTTALDLANLSRDIALAVEKDVTPPNLASLVLLVEERGKRVLLTGDAGDESLLEYLEAANLLDASGKIEVDVLKVPHHGAHNSYSPRFVASVRASHLIFCGDGEHHNPEPDVVKGYIDAVKAAPLSDGRTTTFWFNWSSVRASEFQDLWDEVEGLFNAATSAAKITRRSLRKTETSMAIDLA; translated from the coding sequence ATGAAGATCGAGATTTTCCCGAGCGCCAGTGGCGACTGTGTGCTGCTCACCTCATCGGACGACAAGCGACTGCTCGCCGACGCCGGTCTGCCCAAGGCCTATGACCATTTCATCGCCTCGCCGCTTGCCAAGCTGCGCACCGCCGGCAAGTCCATCGATGTGGCCTATGTCTCGCACATCGACCAGGACCATATCGGCGGCATCCTGAAACTGCTCAGCGACGAGGTGGCTTGGCGCGCCTTCGATCATGCTCAGGCCAATGGCGGACGGCTCGGCAAGCCCAAGGTGCCCCGCCCGCCTGAGATCAAGCAGCTGTGGCACAATGCCTTCCTCGAAGACATTGAGCGCACCGAGCAGGTCGACCTCGGCACCGCGCTGGCGTCGAGCGCCGGTGTCTTGTCGGGACTGAATGCCGCAGCGCTTGGTGGACGCGAGGCGCAGCAGATTGCAAGCGAGACGCGCATGCTGGCACTCAGCGTCGGCGAAGCGATCGAGCTCAATTGGCGCATCGGGCGCGATCAGCTCGGTATCCCGCTCAACCCGGAGTTCGCCGGCGAGCTCATGACCGCGCGACCGAACACGCCCATCACGCTCGGCGCGCTCAAGATCACCGTGCTTGGCCCAACCGCCAAGCAGCTCACCGCACTTCGCAAGGCGTGGATCGTCTGGCTGAATAAGAGCAAGAAGCGCATCGAGGAACTGCGCAAAGCGCATCAGCGTGATGCCGACGCCATCGGGTCAAGCACCACCGCGCTCGATCTCGCCAACCTCAGCCGAGACATTGCGCTGGCGGTCGAAAAGGATGTCACGCCGCCCAATCTCGCCTCGCTCGTGTTGCTGGTCGAGGAACGAGGCAAGCGGGTGCTGCTGACCGGCGATGCTGGCGACGAAAGCCTGCTCGAATATCTCGAGGCCGCGAACCTGCTGGACGCATCTGGCAAGATCGAGGTCGATGTGCTGAAGGTCCCGCACCACGGCGCCCACAACAGCTATTCACCCAGGTTCGTCGCGTCGGTGCGCGCCAGCCATCTGATCTTCTGCGGCGATGGCGAGCACCACAATCCCGAGCCCGATGTGGTCAAAGGCTATATCGATGCGGTCAAGGCCGCGCCGCTGAGCGACGGTCGGACAACCACCTTCTGGTTCAACTGGTCGTCGGTGCGGGCATCCGAGTTTCAGGATCTCTGGGATGAAGTCGAGGGTCTGTTCAATGCCGCGACGAGTGCGGCCAAGATCACGCGCCGGTCGCTGCGCAAGACCGAGACCAGCATGGCGATCGATCTGGCATAG
- a CDS encoding S8 family serine peptidase has protein sequence MAGPLDRLTKLDSRLRCVANGATEVNAIRAEQNGAVRLTPRSHQAMASSLAIPTDGESLKSRGQPLRAVKRGKSQASLPTDVEVSVFVLFNQIDAPTPAIVSRRNGRVGVAIATLAELEKLNDNPAIQSIELGETLKLPTPSVADAIPLAPAANRHAHLNKGMLNIAGGASVSLDTVGENVLIGIIDVGGIDFAHPDFLDDAGASRVIAIWDQGGDAFAPPDLTVSEGKAGKLTGYGSEIRDTDIAFAIAQAKTSKLSPHDLAPQSVRERGSHATHVASIAAGRSGLCKRAKIAGVMIALSERDYDRGRSFYDTTRIVDGLAYLFDLARREKCDAVSINISLGTNGGAHDGSEFVSRWIDTSMFEPGRAICVAAGNSGQDQPQFDGDLGFWSGRVHASGTIPAASLRRDLEWTVVGNGLEDISENQINIWYGAEDEFLVELFAPNGERIGAVAPGEQIENQMLADRTMVSIYNRLSDPKNGDNCISVFLSPFMGRPVIGITAGSWKVRLTGKVIRSGAFNAWIERDDPGQGAAGGQWSLPSFFGNTTYIDNSTLSSLACGPRVTGVTNYDQAREALAASSSQGPTRDGRPKPEIAAPGTDIVAASGFDPTALWVAMSGTSMASPYVAGVSALMLSLNHKLTAAQISGIIRRTSQPLPGADYAWSNDAGFGVIDAQACLAEAVRIGLPTRDLTKKGTA, from the coding sequence ATGGCTGGACCGCTGGATCGCCTGACCAAGCTCGACAGCCGCCTGCGGTGCGTCGCCAATGGTGCCACCGAGGTCAACGCCATCCGTGCCGAACAGAATGGCGCTGTCCGGCTCACGCCTCGCTCGCATCAGGCGATGGCGTCATCGCTCGCCATTCCGACCGACGGCGAAAGCCTCAAATCGCGTGGCCAACCCCTTCGCGCCGTCAAACGCGGCAAAAGCCAAGCCAGCCTGCCCACCGACGTCGAGGTCAGTGTGTTCGTGCTATTCAACCAGATCGACGCCCCGACCCCGGCGATCGTCTCGCGACGAAACGGCCGTGTCGGCGTAGCGATTGCTACGCTCGCCGAACTCGAGAAGCTGAACGACAACCCCGCGATCCAGTCGATCGAGCTTGGCGAGACGCTCAAGCTGCCAACGCCGTCGGTTGCCGATGCCATTCCGCTGGCACCCGCCGCCAACCGTCATGCCCATCTCAACAAGGGCATGCTCAACATCGCGGGAGGCGCAAGCGTCTCGCTCGACACTGTCGGTGAAAATGTGCTGATCGGCATCATCGATGTCGGTGGCATTGATTTCGCACACCCTGATTTTCTCGACGACGCCGGCGCATCGCGCGTCATCGCGATCTGGGACCAGGGTGGCGACGCCTTTGCGCCGCCGGACCTGACCGTCAGCGAAGGCAAGGCCGGCAAGCTGACCGGTTATGGATCGGAGATCCGCGACACCGACATCGCGTTCGCCATAGCCCAGGCCAAGACGTCAAAATTGTCGCCGCATGACCTCGCACCGCAATCGGTCCGCGAACGCGGATCGCACGCGACGCATGTTGCCAGCATCGCTGCCGGGCGTTCGGGGCTGTGCAAGCGCGCGAAGATTGCCGGTGTGATGATCGCGCTGAGCGAGCGGGATTACGATCGCGGCCGCAGTTTCTACGACACGACGCGCATCGTCGATGGCCTCGCCTATCTGTTCGACCTCGCGCGCCGCGAGAAGTGCGACGCGGTGTCGATCAATATCAGCCTTGGAACCAATGGCGGCGCGCATGACGGGTCCGAGTTCGTCTCGCGCTGGATCGACACCTCGATGTTCGAGCCGGGTCGCGCGATCTGCGTCGCTGCCGGCAATAGCGGTCAGGACCAGCCGCAGTTCGATGGCGATCTCGGCTTCTGGTCGGGACGCGTCCATGCCAGCGGCACGATCCCGGCGGCGAGCCTTCGCCGCGATCTCGAATGGACCGTGGTCGGCAACGGTCTTGAGGACATATCGGAGAACCAGATCAACATCTGGTATGGCGCGGAGGACGAGTTCCTGGTCGAACTGTTCGCACCTAATGGCGAGCGCATTGGCGCGGTCGCGCCCGGCGAGCAGATCGAGAACCAGATGCTCGCCGATCGAACGATGGTGTCGATATATAACCGGCTGAGCGATCCGAAGAACGGCGACAATTGCATTTCGGTATTCCTGAGCCCGTTCATGGGCCGGCCGGTGATCGGCATCACGGCCGGGTCGTGGAAAGTCCGCCTGACCGGCAAGGTCATCCGCAGCGGCGCGTTCAATGCCTGGATCGAGCGCGATGATCCCGGACAAGGCGCTGCCGGTGGGCAATGGAGCCTGCCCTCCTTCTTCGGCAACACCACCTATATCGACAATTCGACCTTGAGTTCGCTCGCTTGCGGCCCTCGGGTTACTGGCGTCACCAACTATGATCAGGCGCGCGAGGCGCTTGCCGCCTCGTCGAGCCAGGGACCGACTCGCGATGGTCGCCCCAAGCCGGAGATCGCGGCACCCGGCACCGATATTGTCGCCGCCAGCGGGTTCGATCCCACCGCGCTGTGGGTGGCGATGAGCGGGACCAGCATGGCCAGTCCTTATGTCGCCGGCGTGTCCGCGCTGATGCTCTCACTCAACCACAAGCTCACCGCAGCACAGATCAGCGGCATCATTCGCCGCACCTCGCAGCCGCTTCCGGGCGCCGACTATGCCTGGAGCAACGATGCCGGGTTCGGCGTGATCGACGCCCAGGCTTGTCTCGCCGAGGCGGTGCGGATCGGCCTGCCGACCAGGGACCTGACGAAGAAAGGGACGGCATGA